The Fusarium keratoplasticum isolate Fu6.1 chromosome 4, whole genome shotgun sequence genome contains the following window.
TGTTCGTTAGCGGTGTGGCGGCCGCCCCGTCAAAGTCGTGTCCAACCCCCACGCCGCTTCCCACCGTCGACCTCGGATATGAGATTCACCAGGCCATATCTTTCAACGTTTGTACTTGAACTCCTTCACAATACCCAACTAACAGTAGTCCAGGAAACCGGCCAGTACTACAACTTCTCCAATATCCGATACGCCAGACCTCCCACTGGCGAGCTCCGGTTTACCGCACCCCAGCCCCCAGTGAAGAACCGCAAAGCCATCCAGAAGGGTGACATCGGTTCATCATGCCCACAAGCATTAGCCGAGTGGTACGCCTGCAACTTGGCCCTGCAAAAACAAGTGATCAAATCACCCAGCGAATGCGGCAGACATCTCATCCCCCCACCAGACCCCCTGGAGCGGGAAGACTGCCTCTTCCTGGATGTCATTGCTCCTCGCGCTGTCTTCGATGAGCCCTCCAAGAAGGTTCCCGTCATGGTTTGGATCTATGGCGGCGGCTATGCATTTGGTCGAAAGGGGCTGGATGGCGATCCGTCTGGGTTGATTGAGCGGAGCAAGGAGGTTGACCCTGATGGCCGCGGCGTCATTTTCGTCACTTTCAACTACCGAGTATGTCTCGGATAATGGAAACTGAAAGATTTATACTAAAAAGTGTCGTAGGGCGGAGCATTCGGTTTCTTGTCTGGCCCCAACGTCAGGGCAAATGGCACTGCCAATGTCGGGCTGCTCGATCAACGCCTGGCATTGGAATGGGTACAAGacaacatccatctctttGGAGGCGACAAAGACCGGGTTACAGTCTTCGGTCAGTCAGCCGGAGGTGGTTCCATCATGCATCAGATCACTGCCTATGGTGGTCTCCGTGGCCGAGTCCCCTTCCAGCAAGCCATCATCCAATCCCCTGGAatccctctcctccctgGCAACAAGCAGCAGGATGATCTACTCCAAGATTTCCTTGGCAGATTGAACGTCTCAACCATCCAGGAAGCTCGCCAGCTCCCTTACGAAGCCTTATACAAGGCCAACGCCGACATGGTAGCCATCTCTCCCCAAGGCACTTTTACCTGGGCACCTGGCCCCGACGGATCATTTGTCCCAGGTCTCCCAGGTACCCTTCTAGCCCAGGGTAGTTTTGATAAGTCTGTCAAGATCATGACTGCGTTCAACCACAACGAGACCGAGTACTTCACCAGCCGGGACAACGTTAACAATACCGTCTTtgtcgacaacctcgaggccaCGTTCCCGGGCGCTCAGAAGTCTGTCATCGACCATATCTCCAAGAAACTTTATCCACCTATTTTTGACGGAAGCCAGCCATACAAGGACTTCTTCACCCGCGCCAAGCTGTCCCTGGCTGAGGCTGGTTTCGTGTGCAACACGCACTACCTACAAAAGGCCTTCAGTCGCCTCGGTTCCACCTATGGCTATAAGTTTAGCGTCCCACCTTCTttccatggcctcgacgtcttcttcaccttttTCAACGGACCGAGCGAAGTTGTTCCCGCTTCTGCAGGCCCTCTTGCTCTCATGCTGCAGCGATATCTCGTATCCTTTGCCCTCACTGGTAAGCCAAACACTCAGGCCGAGCTTGGTATGCCAGTGTATGGCCCAAAGGGCCAGTTGCTTGAGTTCACCGACAGTGGCCTCGATATTATCCCGGACCCTAGCCACAACAAGAGGTGCGAATGGTGGCAGAAGGCACTGTACTTCTAAGGTCACCTTCACCGCCAGTTCTGGCTAGTTTCTTTCTTGTTTGATGATTCGTCAGTAATTGTAATTGTTGAAACGCTGGATGTGGTGGGAAGGCTTTACTATGTGGCGTTGCATAGCCCCAGAGTGACGCATTTCCCTTCTTGTCGGTTGCCTTGGCGGACTGACTTATGGAGCCGATGATGAATGACTTTGGGATAGTAATTCCCATCGTAATTTCCTTCTATTTAGATAATagatattacttatatattcAATGCTCCTACCACTACTACAAGATCTCCCTTCATTAAGGAGTAAGTATGCGAACCCCGAAGCGCTGTCAACATCCACAAACCCAACGACTGGGCACCCGGGAATCAAACGATAGGCGCTGGGGCTGAGTTTTTTTCAACCTTGCGGGGCTTTTCTGCAGGTCTTAGGGGGAAGTACAACCCATGTCACAAACCAGGCTGAGCCAACACTCTGATaagtaggtaggtacctTGAGCCACGTTGCTCGACTTGGATTCAACCAGCCCAACTTCATCCAACTCGATTCCAGTCACATCCTCTCGTTCTTTCAAGGCAAGCTCAGTTATCGCTACGAATCGCCAGCATCAAGGGGCGGATTGCAACCACCATGGACCCCTTGAGCGCGGGCGCCAGCGTCGTCACCTTTCTTGGGCTCGCCTTCTCAGCTACTAAAACTGTTCACAGTGCCCTCTCTACCATCAAGGACGGGCCGCAAATCATTCAGCATCTCAATGAAGAAGTCTCGCAACTGAAAAGCGTCTTGGAACGACTGTCGCACATATCGATGAGTGCAACCGATGCAGCAGAGCTCGACAGCCTGGCCAGGAAATGCAATGACGACGTGGTTGGCTTCGAGAAGAGGCTGCGCCGGCTGGACACCTCTGGGGCTGATGGTCGGAGAGGAAAACTCTGGCGCAAGTTAAAGCTATTCTTGACGGAAAAGGACCTAGAACAAATACGAAACGTCGTCCATGGCCATACTCAGCTTCTCGCCATCCGGCTAAATATTATACAAGTTCAGCAAGGCTCTTTTTCGGCGACACAATCAGCCGAGGTCCTCAGTCTTCTTCAGAAACTTAGGGATGATGTGACGGTGATCCGCCAGGTCAATTCTTCAGTTGGGATGGCCGAGGAAGGCTCAATATCGCCACGAGTCGTCGAGCTGGAGAATGAGAAGATGGATTCTTGCGCTGACCTGACTCTCGATGAAAGCATTGAGCGACTCATGCGTTTGGTAGAGAGGAAGCCATGCATCGTTGACTCTGAAAACGCAGAAGAGCTCGTGCGTGACCTGGAGCACCTTTTACTCTCTGTGAGAAGAGATGCAACAGCAATGAAATCTCCAGAGGCAACTCCCGATCACCTCGATGGCGACAACGTTTCAGAAGAATTGAATCTCGTCACAAGCCTGATCTTGTCCGCTCCATTAATCAAAGTTAACCAGAGCGGTATTTCCCCTTGTTTTGATACAAATCTTGAAACGTACTGATGGCCCATAGTTCCGCTGAGATTACTCAAGGCCATGTCACGAGGAACTATAATCCACCAAGAACGGAAACGGAAGATGGTTGACATTGGTGAAGGAGTTGTGACACTGACTTCCACCAAACGGCGATGCAGACATCCGGTACAGCCTGGAGATCCCACGAGTCACCAGACTAGCGAGGGAAGAGAGTTTGCGGCTAAACTTGTCTTCAAGCCCAGAGCCACAAGCACCATGCTCACAGTTTCCGTCAACCAAGCACAAGTGACATATGATAGTTTTACGAGCATTCTTCCACAAATAACAgtcaacaacatcctccCTCCTGATTCATTGGTGTTCAGAGTCGCCGCGAGTGGGACGGTTCAAGAGCTGTTGGCCCTAGTGGCAGAGGGCAAAGCAAGCCTTCACGATCATGACACATACGGCCAGTCATTATTGCATGTGAGTAACACACTACCTTGATAAAAGGGTCATTTAGATAGGTCTGGGATTAAACTGACGCAATTCTTAAAGCGTTCGGAATTCAACCTCCCGATGTGCAAGTTCCTCATCGAGCAGGGGCTGGATGTGAATGAAGGGTCAACATGGCACAGGTATGGCCTTTGAGGAATCTTCAGTTCATAATGATGTGTTGTTGACCATGAAACTAAACAGAACGCCATTGCACGGCACAGAACGTAACCCAGAATTATTTCATGCCTTGTTGGACGCTGGGGCGGATCCAACCATTCAGTTAGATGTGGGTTTCCCCAGTCTTTTTCAGGAGGCCAGTCGTAGAGGAGATCCGATAGTGAGTGAAAGTTCTACAGTCCTAGTGCACTCAAGCTGAAAATGAATCTATCCAGGCTGGTCTTATGTTACGAGAAATGTTCAACACTAGCCCCTTTGTTCGTTACGGAGACCAGGCGGACTTGGGCACCAACCCTGTCCTTGACTGTTGCAGAAACCTGTTCAAATCGCACCACACTGCTTGGAGACAGGGTCATCTTCAAAGACTGGGCtttctccttgaccagggcTACAGCTTGCATGCCAAGTGGAAAGATGGCACGAATTGTTTAAGCCAGTTCTTCCTGACTTCTGAGAGTCAGGGATACCTTGAGAGCCGAGGATACGTGCAAGTTCGCAGAGAGATCTTGCTGTTCCTGGTGAACCGCGGCGCAGATGTCTCCTCGACTGACAACAAAGGGAGATCCGTCTCCTACTATGCGTATAACCGAGTCTTCTGCACACCATGCTCTGAAACATACCCAGCCTATCTGGGCGACCTTTGGGACTCTGTGCTGGATGAGTGCGGGTACAACATTTTGGAGTTTAGAAGGCTTGCCCCCCGAAAGGCTCGCTACACCAACATATACACTCGCCGAGTATTTGAGCAGCTCTGGCGGGGCAGGGAACGTCGATGCCCCTATTGGAATGACGCGCCTTGGCCAGAGTCGTCAACTGACAATATTCCGAGAATCTGGTATATCTTGGACGAAAACGGGAAAATGTGTGAAAAATGCCAGGTCTGCTATGAGCGCCCGGTCGAGGTATACAGATCCAATTGCTGCAAATGCGGGTTCTGCACCACTGACCTTGGCTGCTTGTGCGCCCAGAGCATCAACCGTGGACATCAGTATTATTGCACACGCCCACTCCAGCGGGAGATTAGATGGGATGAGAAGGAAGGCAGATATTTCTTCCCTAGAGACGAGTATGACCCTTCGTCCCAAGACGGATCACATGGTAGTGAATGATCTAATACATTGGTTAGAGGCGATGGGGTTTGCTCACTTGGCATGCGCAATGGTCGAGCTACAAGCCCTCAGGAAGATCATCTTTGGGACAACTTGTCACCCGCTTCGTCAAGGCAGCCCGAGTCCACTATCGAGGGCTCGCAGTTACTGGAGGAACTCTTTGAGAATCCCTGGGAAAGAGAGTAAAATAGGTGAAAGGGTTGCGTATTTTCTTAAACCTCGCAAACATCTGGCAAAACTCGCAACTATATTGAGATCAGTTTGACAATAGAAAAACTTTGATGAGGTCTTGGTTATCCTAAGCGGCCGCTTTAATGGCGGCCTTGTTTTATCTGTTATCAGTGCCCTCCTCTGCGCCATCTAGCAAAGGCAAAATGTCCTGTCCTCCCTACCAGCTTGCATGAACCCCCCGTCCATGATTCCATGAACTTATGCCTCTCCCAGTAGCTGAAACTCTTGTCCTTTTGGCCGAAGCACGAACGGTACGTGAGCACCGTAAAGAATTACGATGACATCTCCGGATTCCATGGCAGCAGGACCAAGTCCAACGTACCCACGCGCTGTGAGAAACGGCTTCCGTCCTGCTTGCATCATGACCGGGGCCAAATAAAGGTTAAACTTGCCCATGTTCTGTAGCACAGTCATGGAAACCTGCAATGCTGATGTGGGGGCCCCTAACTGTATGCCGCTGTCGAAGGCCTTGATAACCTCCAACACTGACACAAATCGCTCTCCGCTCACGATAGTAGCTCTACGCCATTGCGAACTAGTGGGCGAGATTGCCTCTTGATCTCCCATGGGAATCCGCCACAGGCTCGCCGCGACTTCTCCAGCAGGGTAGACAGGGTTGTCGGGGTGAGCTGAGAACGATTCCTGGATGAATAGCGCGATCTCGGTGAAGAAGATGCTTGCGGGTTTGAAGCCCTGTTGAAGGTAGTCTCCCATCGGTGCGAGTGTGGTGCCTACTTTACCAACCATGCCAACTTCAACACCCCTGAGCGCTATCGTTCGAATGTTACTACAAGGTACCCATTGTGTAGTGGTCTTGCTACTACACACGCTAAAGGGCCTGTCAATGTTGGCATTCGCTTGCGAGGGATCCCGAGTTACGCGCCAATCTGGCACCCATGATAGCAGCTCTGTGCCAGTGGGAGATTTTGGCCTTGGGCGTGGTCGGCCATACTCTGGATACAGCAACCCATGCGACTGAGGATCGATGGGGGAGGCTGTGTATGGCAATCCATACTGCGGATAGACAAGTAGAACCGCCTGGCCCTTAGCAAGAATAGCGGCCCATGTCTCAAGGAATACATCCTCGCAGGACTTGTCATAATTAGGACGTATTCCAAGCTCGTTGGCATCGCTTGCCAGGTTTAGGAGACCGAATACACGATCTCGAGGGTCAGTCGAGCAGAGTGAGGCGTCAGTCGCATCGTGACTGAAGGCGAGAATGAGGAGATCCAGCAACGGTTGCCCCGGCGTGCCCGGCTTTGATGATCGATAACGTTCTCGCTGCTGGAACATCCTCGTAGCACCATGTCCTAAGCCCGCTACATTTCCCGGCCATCCAACGGGGTTATTGGTCGCTATCGTCAACAGATCCTGCCTTGACGCTGCATCATAGAGCTGCCGCGAGAACGCTTTGAGAAAGGTCAAGACAAACCTATGGAAGTCGTCCAACGGGGCCCTGTAGCTTCCACAGGCCACCATTATTTATTGAGAGACCAAGAACTCCTGTAGGCACCAGACTCGAAACCAGTAGTCAAGgttcagcagcttcttcaaagcAATCTGTTCAGGTCCGCCGAGACGGCCCCCGAGTGGCCCTTGTGGACTCTGGAGTCATTGTACAACCTCCGGTCTGTCTAAGAGTTTGTGGTCCCATGACATGCCCTTTTGAGACATATGAGAGAATGCCCGCATGACTTCAGCCGATTCGGGATCTTCACCAAGCCATACCACCGTAGTGGTGGCCTTTTCGTAAATATCCTT
Protein-coding sequences here:
- a CDS encoding Carboxylic ester hydrolase is translated as MRPLVSLLVFVSGVAAAPSKSCPTPTPLPTVDLGYEIHQAISFNETGQYYNFSNIRYARPPTGELRFTAPQPPVKNRKAIQKGDIGSSCPQALAEWYACNLALQKQVIKSPSECGRHLIPPPDPLEREDCLFLDVIAPRAVFDEPSKKVPVMVWIYGGGYAFGRKGLDGDPSGLIERSKEVDPDGRGVIFVTFNYRGGAFGFLSGPNVRANGTANVGLLDQRLALEWVQDNIHLFGGDKDRVTVFGQSAGGGSIMHQITAYGGLRGRVPFQQAIIQSPGIPLLPGNKQQDDLLQDFLGRLNVSTIQEARQLPYEALYKANADMVAISPQGTFTWAPGPDGSFVPGLPGTLLAQGSFDKSVKIMTAFNHNETEYFTSRDNVNNTVFVDNLEATFPGAQKSVIDHISKKLYPPIFDGSQPYKDFFTRAKLSLAEAGFVCNTHYLQKAFSRLGSTYGYKFSVPPSFHGLDVFFTFFNGPSEVVPASAGPLALMLQRYLVSFALTGKPNTQAELGMPVYGPKGQLLEFTDSGLDIIPDPSHNKRCEWWQKALYF
- a CDS encoding Helo-like-N domain-containing protein; translated protein: MDPLSAGASVVTFLGLAFSATKTVHSALSTIKDGPQIIQHLNEEVSQLKSVLERLSHISMSATDAAELDSLARKCNDDVVGFEKRLRRLDTSGADGRRGKLWRKLKLFLTEKDLEQIRNVVHGHTQLLAIRLNIIQVQQGSFSATQSAEVLSLLQKLRDDVTVIRQVNSSVGMAEEGSISPRVVELENEKMDSCADLTLDESIERLMRLVERKPCIVDSENAEELVRDLEHLLLSVRRDATAMKSPEATPDHLDGDNVSEELNLVTSLILSAPLIKVNQSVPLRLLKAMSRGTIIHQERKRKMVDIGEGVVTLTSTKRRCRHPVQPGDPTSHQTSEGREFAAKLVFKPRATSTMLTVSVNQAQVTYDSFTSILPQITVNNILPPDSLVFRVAASGTVQELLALVAEGKASLHDHDTYGQSLLHGQHGTGMAFEESSVHNDVLLTMKLNRTPLHGTERNPELFHALLDAGADPTIQLDVGFPSLFQEASRRGDPIAGLMLREMFNTSPFVRYGDQADLGTNPVLDCCRNLFKSHHTAWRQGHLQRLGFLLDQGYSLHAKWKDGTNCLSQFFLTSESQGYLESRGYVQVRREILLFLVNRGADVSSTDNKGRSVSYYAYNRVFCTPCSETYPAYLGDLWDSVLDECGYNILEFRRLAPRKARYTNIYTRRVFEQLWRGRERRCPYWNDAPWPESSTDNIPRIWYILDENGKMCEKCQVCYERPVEVYRSNCCKCGFCTTDLGCLCAQSINRGHQYYCTRPLQREIRWDEKEGRYFFPRDEGDGVCSLGMRNGRATSPQEDHLWDNLSPASSRQPESTIEGSQLLEELFENPWERE
- a CDS encoding HET domain-containing protein, with product MAALSYEPLDELRREIRLAKLFPKETSPEICLSLSKASLNDDLEFAALSYTWGDANDTLLITIGGCSFQATRNLIAALHRLQEDQKTVTLWIDAICIQQSNNDEKSWQIQLMKDIYEKATTTVLYDAASRQDLLTIATNNPVGWPGNVAGLGHGATRMFQQRERYRSSKPGTPGQPLLDLLILAFSHDATDASLCSTDPRDRVFGLLNLASDANELGIRPNYDKSCEDVFLETWAAILAKGQAVLLVYPQYGLPYTASPIDPQSHGLLYPEYGRPRPRPKSPTGTELLSWVPDWRVTRDPSQANANIDRPFSVCSSKTTTQWVPCSNIRTIALRGVEVGMVGKVGTTLAPMGDYLQQGFKPASIFFTEIALFIQESFSAHPDNPVYPAGEVAASLWRIPMGDQEAISPTSSQWRRATIVSGERFVSVLEVIKAFDSGIQLGAPTSALQVSMTVLQNMGKFNLYLAPVMMQAGRKPFLTARGYVGLGPAAMESGDVIVILYGAHVPFVLRPKGQEFQLLGEA